A region from the Brassica napus cultivar Da-Ae chromosome C8, Da-Ae, whole genome shotgun sequence genome encodes:
- the LOC111212521 gene encoding octapeptide-repeat protein T2-like, which translates to MVVNTKRHNNNINKRPKQAEREKQREPSRSDAAARGGDTRIEAERIDEAERIDEAARGEATRREAERSGEVARSGKAERGGEKRRGGERRRDAERGGEKRRGREKRRGGERWREATRRREEERRGERRREEERWREAERGGEKRRGGETERMIEKLRWFPSLISPEGTQRSRHNRHVLRR; encoded by the exons ATGGTTGTTAACACCAAAAGACATAACAACAATATCAACAAACGTCCGAAACAAGC agaaagagagaagcagAGAGAACCGTCACGAAGCGACGCGGCGGCAAGAGGAGGAGATACACGGATAGAGGCGGAGAGAATCGACGAGGCGGAGAGAATCGACGAGGCGGCGAGAGGAGAAGCGACGCGGAGAGAGGCGGAGAGAAGCGGAGAGGTCGCGAGAAGCGGAAAGGCGGAGAGAGGTGGAGAGAAGCGACGAGGCGGCGAGAGGAGGAGAGACGCGGAGAGAGGcggagagaagaggagaggtCGCGAGAAGCGGAGAGGCGGAGAGAGGTGGAGAGAAGCGACGAGGCGGCGAGAGGAGGAGAGACGCGGAGAGAGGcggagagaagaggagaggtGGCGAGAAGCGGAGAGAGGTGGAGAGAAGCGGAGAGGCGGAGAGACGGAGAGGATGATAGAGAAGCTTCGGTGGTTTCCGTCGTTGATTTCACCGGAGGGAACACAACGAAGCAGACACAATCGCCATGTTCTTCGC